The stretch of DNA GCGCCAATGTCATCCGCCGCGGCAAAACGCAGGCGGTCACCGAAGCCAAAGTGTCATGCATCAACGACGGTGAAGAAAAACTCGTCGCCGTTGCGCTCGCCACCATCAGCTACATGTACCCGTGAAGGAAGCAGACCATGACACACAGCCCCCGCATAACCAGCGACACGACGGACGGCGTTACCTCCATCACCATGGACGACGGCAAGGTCAATGTCATGTCCCCCGCCATGCTTGGCGATCTGCACACCGCTTTCAGGAAAGCAGAAGCCGACAAGGAAACAAAGGTCATCCTGCTGACCAGCACAGCGAAAGTGTTTTCCGCGGGCTTTGACATGGGGGTGTTTGCCGCAGGCGCCGACGCCTCATTGGAAATGCTTGTGCTCGGTGCCGAGCTGGCAGAGCGGATTCTCAAATGTTCAAAGCCCGTGGTCACCGCATGCAGTGGCCACGCCTATCCCATGGGTGCCTTCTTGATGATGTGCGCGGATGTGAGACTAGGTGCCGACAGCGACTACCGCATCGGCATGAATGAAGTTGCCATCGGCCTGACACTGCCAGCCTTCGCGATCGAGATCGCCCGCCAACGCCTGACCCCCGCCTACTTCAACAGATGTCTCATGACCGGCGAAATGCTGGGGCCATCAGAAGCAGCCCTTGCCGGTTTCATTGACAAGGTCGTGCCCGCCGACACGCTAGAGGCCCAGGCCCGCTATACGGCCCACAGCCTGGCGCAAATTGATCTCAAGGCACACGCAGGCAGCAAGAAGAAAGCGCGCGACACAGCCGTCAAAGCACTGCGATGCGCGATAGAAAGCGAACTGACACCGGACAATCTTGCAGCCTCGCTGGGCGCCGCCTAGCGCGGCATCGCCACCCACATATCAAGATCCAGAATAACACCGTCCGCATGGTCCGGCTGCGGGAAGTCGGCACACGGAAGATCCTTTGTCGCGATCATGCGCAGGCGCAAAAGGCCCGCATCATCGCGCCCTGCGATCTCTGCCTTGGCCAGCACTTCGCTCCAGGCAAAGACGGTATCGCCTGAGAAGAGCGGTGCCACATGCCGCCCGCCATTGAGCGCCACTACCTTGACAGCATTGGCCAGTCCGTTGAACGACAGCGACCGCGCCAGACTAATGACATGGCCGCCATAGATCAGTCGCTTGCCAAATCGACCTTTGCTTTCCGCAAACTGATTGAAGTGCACACGAGCCGTGTTCTGGTACAGCCGCGTCGCAAGCTGATGCTCTGCTTCTTCAACCGTCATGCCGTCCATGTGGTCGATCTTCTCGCCGACCTCATAGTCACCCCAGCGATGCGCCTCACCACTCAGGCCGAAATCAAAGTTCAGGAAGTCAGGCACTGACCGCGACGCGATGCTCTCCGGTGCCACATGGTCCGCCAGTGCTGGCGGCGGCGCGGCAGCAATCACTGATGCTTCATCGCGCTTGCGCACCATCACCCAGCGCGCATAGGACAGGACTTCCTGATTGTTCTGATTGAGCCCCCGCGTCCGGACATAGACGACACCTGTCTTGCCGTTGGAGTTCTCCTTGATGCCAATCACTTCAGAGACAGCGCGCAGCGTATCGCCCGCATAGACGGGAACACCAAAGCGCCCGTCGGCATACCCCAGATTGGCTACAGCATTGAGTGAGATGTCCGGCACGGTCTTGCCAAAGACGATATGGAATACCAGCCAGTCATCCAGCGGCGCCTGATGCAGCCCACATGATTGCGCGAAGATTTCTGAGGATTGAAGCGCAAAGCGCGTACCGTACAGTGCCGTGTACAGCGCAACATCACCCGCCGTCACCGTGCGTGGCGTTGCATGGTCAAGAACCTGCCCGGCAGAAAAGTCTTCAAGATAATTGCCGCCACTGGATTTGGACACGCTCATTTCGCCGCCTCCTTGGCCGCAATGGCATCTGCCACGGCCACCAGCCGCCGTGATTCTTCTGCATGCAGCAGTTCAACCATCTTGCCCCCGACCGTGATGACACCCTTGCCCCGCGCGTCCGGCGCGTCAAACGCTGCAATGATGTCCCTTGCCTCCGCCACAGCGTCAGCCGATGGCGCAAACACGTCATTGCAGGGCGCAATCTGCGAGGGGTGGATCAATGTCTTGCCGTCAAAGCCAAAGTCGCGGCCCTGCACGCACTCTTCTGCGAAGCCGGTTTCATTCTTGATGTCATTGTAGACGCCATCAATCGCGATGCAGGCCGCATCGCGCGCTGCCAGCAATGACATCTGCAACGCCGTAAGCAACGGCGCACGCCCCGGCACCCGAGCGGCCTTCAGTTCTTTCACAAGATCGTTGGTGCCCATCACCAGAACGCACAGCAAGGGGTGCTGCGCAATCGCCTGCGCCGCAAACATCGCAGCCGGTGTTTCCATCATCGCCCAGATCGGTTCGTTCGTCAGAAGCCCAGCCGCTGCATCAATGTCACCGGGTCCGTTGACCTTGGGCACCAGAACACCGTCGGCCCCAATCCCGTTGACGGCGCGCAGGTCATCTGCACCCCACGGCGTATCCAATCCGTTGACGCGCACAACAACCTCGCGTGCGCCATAGCCACCGGCCTTTACCGCCGCCACCACCTGCTCGCGGGCAAGTTCCTTTGCATCCGGCGACACCGCATCCTCAAGATCAAGGATCAGAGCATCCGCATCCAGCGTCCGCGCCTTTTCAAGCGCCCGAGCATTGGCACCGGGCATATACAAAACAGACCGACGGGGACGCCCGGCATCAAACTGAGGTAGCATGGTTGTTCCATCTCATGGGGGAGAGTGCTGCGATATCGGCCCGCACCTTATGTCTCAACAGACCATCAAGCCAACACCCACCGGCTTAGAACAAACAGGATGACCAAGACAGGCCCATATGACGATCCTTGCCATTTCATCTCAGGTCGTTGCCGGGCATGTCGGCAATTCAGCAGCGCAGTTCGTGCTGGAGACGCTAGGTCACGAGGTTTGGGCCATACCCACCGTCCTGCTGTCGCATCATCCCGGCCACGGCACACCGGCTGGCCGCAGCACGCCGGCAACAGAGATCGAAGCACTCCTGGAAAATTTGTGGGCTGGCGGCTGGATGGATCAGGTCACCGCCGTCATGACCGGATATTTCACCAGCCACGACCAGATTGACGCTGCGGCAAAGACCATCTCGCGTCTCAAACATGCGACGCCCGATCTGCCCGTGTTGATTGATCCCATACTTGGCGACAATGGCACGGTGTATGTCCACGAGAGCGTCCCGCCAGCCTTGCGCGATACGCTCATGCCCCTGGCCACCATTGCCACGCCCAACCTGTTCGAGCTGACCACCCTCACAGGCCTGCCCTGGCCCATGGATGACAAAGCCGGGATCGATGACGCAGCGCTCAGCCTGAAAACCGCAGAGGTGCTTGTCACGTCTGCCCCAGGCACATCACCTGAAACGATCGCGACCCTTGTCTATGCGCAGGACGAAGACATGACGTTCGAGACACAGCGCGCACCGTCACCTCCCAACGGGATTGGAGACGTCATGGCTGCAGCCTATCTGGCCATACGGCTTCGCGGAGCAGACCCCACACCAGCGGCTACAGCCGCATCACAAATTGTCAGCGAGTTGATCGAGACAGCAAGCCGTCAAGGTCTTGCGGAGTTGCCACTGGTAGGCGCGGGTCACGTCATCAGGAAGATTGCAGATAGCCTTTAGGCAGCCGCTGTCTTGTTGACAACGATACGCTCAAGCGGGAAGCGGATCGTAATCGCCGTACCTCTGCCCGGTTCGCTATCCACCACCAGCGTCGCCTGATGACTGCGCGCCAGGGCTGCGGTCAACGGAAGACCAAGGCCTGTGCCGTCAGCCTTGAAAACCGTTGCATCGGCCTGCAGCTGAGCGAAGGGCTCAAACGCCTTGGCAATGTCAGAGCGCGCGATACCTACCCCGGTATCGGCAACCTCAATGGCGATGCGTCCATCAGCTTCAAGACGCGCCCGCAGTGCAATGTCACCACCCTCTGGCGTGAACTTCACAGCGTTGGACACGAGGTTAATCAACATTTGTTTCAGGGCACGCTCATCAGCCACGAGTGCTGGCAGGTCGGGTTCAATTTCAACAGCAAGGTTCAGCTGACCACTTTGCGCTCGCGTACGGATCATGCGCTCGCACGCCGTCATGACGTCGCGCACATTCAGCTCATCCTCGGCCAGGTCGTAGCTGTCTGCTTCAATCTTTGACAGATCAAGAATGTCATTGATGATCGACAGGAGGTGAGAGCCGGAGTCGTGAATGTCAGAGACATATTCCTTGTACTGCTCGTTGCCCAGCGGACCGAACAGCTCACCATTGATGATCTCAGAAAAACCGATGATGGCATTGAGCGGCGTGCGAAGTTCGTGGCTCATATTTGCCAGAAATTGTGACTTGGCGGCATTGGCAATCTCCGCCTGATCGCGCGCTGTCCGCAGCTGGGCCGAGGTCTGTTCGCGCGCCGTCATCTCCCCGTGAACACGGTCCAGAACCTGATTGTACTGAGCAGCGATCTGCCCAGCT from Pyruvatibacter sp. HU-CL02332 encodes:
- a CDS encoding crotonase/enoyl-CoA hydratase family protein yields the protein MTHSPRITSDTTDGVTSITMDDGKVNVMSPAMLGDLHTAFRKAEADKETKVILLTSTAKVFSAGFDMGVFAAGADASLEMLVLGAELAERILKCSKPVVTACSGHAYPMGAFLMMCADVRLGADSDYRIGMNEVAIGLTLPAFAIEIARQRLTPAYFNRCLMTGEMLGPSEAALAGFIDKVVPADTLEAQARYTAHSLAQIDLKAHAGSKKKARDTAVKALRCAIESELTPDNLAASLGAA
- a CDS encoding MaoC family dehydratase, encoding MSVSKSSGGNYLEDFSAGQVLDHATPRTVTAGDVALYTALYGTRFALQSSEIFAQSCGLHQAPLDDWLVFHIVFGKTVPDISLNAVANLGYADGRFGVPVYAGDTLRAVSEVIGIKENSNGKTGVVYVRTRGLNQNNQEVLSYARWVMVRKRDEASVIAAAPPPALADHVAPESIASRSVPDFLNFDFGLSGEAHRWGDYEVGEKIDHMDGMTVEEAEHQLATRLYQNTARVHFNQFAESKGRFGKRLIYGGHVISLARSLSFNGLANAVKVVALNGGRHVAPLFSGDTVFAWSEVLAKAEIAGRDDAGLLRLRMIATKDLPCADFPQPDHADGVILDLDMWVAMPR
- a CDS encoding CoA ester lyase, which encodes MLPQFDAGRPRRSVLYMPGANARALEKARTLDADALILDLEDAVSPDAKELAREQVVAAVKAGGYGAREVVVRVNGLDTPWGADDLRAVNGIGADGVLVPKVNGPGDIDAAAGLLTNEPIWAMMETPAAMFAAQAIAQHPLLCVLVMGTNDLVKELKAARVPGRAPLLTALQMSLLAARDAACIAIDGVYNDIKNETGFAEECVQGRDFGFDGKTLIHPSQIAPCNDVFAPSADAVAEARDIIAAFDAPDARGKGVITVGGKMVELLHAEESRRLVAVADAIAAKEAAK
- the pdxY gene encoding pyridoxal kinase, encoding MTILAISSQVVAGHVGNSAAQFVLETLGHEVWAIPTVLLSHHPGHGTPAGRSTPATEIEALLENLWAGGWMDQVTAVMTGYFTSHDQIDAAAKTISRLKHATPDLPVLIDPILGDNGTVYVHESVPPALRDTLMPLATIATPNLFELTTLTGLPWPMDDKAGIDDAALSLKTAEVLVTSAPGTSPETIATLVYAQDEDMTFETQRAPSPPNGIGDVMAAAYLAIRLRGADPTPAATAASQIVSELIETASRQGLAELPLVGAGHVIRKIADSL